A single genomic interval of Macaca nemestrina isolate mMacNem1 chromosome 14, mMacNem.hap1, whole genome shotgun sequence harbors:
- the LOC105477173 gene encoding mitochondrial nicotinamide adenine dinucleotide transporter SLC25A51: MMDSEAHEKRPPILTSSKQDISPHITNVGEMKHYLCGCCAAFNNVAITFPIQKVLFRQQLYGIKTRDAILQLRRDGFRNLYRGILPPLMQKTTTLALMFGLYEDLSCLLHKHVSAPEFATCGVAAVLAGTTEAIFTPLERVQTLLQDHKHHDKFTNTYQAFKALKCHGIGEYYRGLVPILFRNGLSNVLFFGLRGPIKEHLPTATTHSAHLVNDFICGGLLGAMLGFLFFPINVVKTRIQSQIGGEFQSFPKVFQKIWLERDRKLINLFRGAHLNYHRSLISWGIINATYEFLLKVI; encoded by the coding sequence ATGATGGATTCAGAAGCTCATGAAAAGAGGCCACCAATACTAACATCTTCAAAACAAGATATATCACCTCATATTACAAATGTTGGTGAGATGAAGCATTACTTGTGTGGCTGCTGTGCAGCCTTCAACAATGTCGCTATCACATTTCCCATTCAGAAGGTCCTCTTTCGACAACAGCTGTATGGCATCAAAACACGGGATGCAATACTTCAGTTGAGAAGGGATGGATTTCGAAATTTGTATCGTGGAATCCTTCCCCCATTGATGCAGAAGACAACTACACTTGCACTTATGTTTGGTCTCTATGAAGATTTATCCTGCCTTCTCCACAAGCATGTCAGTGCTCCAGAGTTTGCAACCTGTGGCGTGGCGGCAGTGCTTGCAGGGACCACAGAAGCAATTTTCACTCCACTGGAAAGAGTTCAGACATTGCTTCAAGACCACAAGCATCATGACAAATTTACCAACACTTATCAGGCTTTCAAGGCACTGAAATGTCATGGAATTGGAGAGTATTATCGGGGCTTGGTGCCCATTCTTTTCCGGAATGGACTCAGCAATGTCTTGTTTTTTGGCCTTCGAGGTCCCATTAAGGAGCATCTGCCTACCGCGACGACTCACAGTGCTCATTTGGTCAATGATTTTATCTGTGGAGGTCTATTGGGTGCCATGTTGGGATTCTTGTTTTTTCCAATTAATGTTGTAAAAACTCGCATACAGTCTCAGATTGGTGGGGAATTTCAGTCTTTCCCCAAGGTTTTCCAAAAAATCTGGCTGGAACGGGACAGAAAACTGATAAATCTTTTCAGAGGTGCCCATCTGAATTACCATCGGTCCCTTATTTCTTGGGGCATAATCAATGCAACTTATGAGTTCTTGTTAAAGGTTATATGA